The following coding sequences lie in one Capsicum annuum cultivar UCD-10X-F1 chromosome 5, UCD10Xv1.1, whole genome shotgun sequence genomic window:
- the LOC107871527 gene encoding protein PELPK2-like, with product MATSINCSIVFAIIALSLFSSISTSHAARSLLQLPNLPTIPSLPQPTMPQLPNIPNLPTTLPPLPSVSSLPTLPSIPKMTLPPMPSINPLPNMPSIPNIIPTLSPPPSN from the coding sequence ATGGCTACTTCCATCAACTGCTCAATTGTCTTCGCGATCATAGCATTATCGCTCTTTTCAAGCATATCGACAAGTCATGCTGCTCGTAGCCTACTTCAACTTCCTAACCTGCCAACAATCCCATCACTGCCTCAACCAACAATGCCACAACTACCCAATATTCCCAACTTGCCTACAACATTGCCACCATTGCCAAGTGTATCATCTTTGCCTACATTGCCTTCTATCCCCAAAATGACACTGCCTCCAATGCCTTCCATCAATCCTCTTCCCAACATGCCATCAATTCCAAACATTATTCCTACACTTTCACCTCCTCCATCCAACTAA